Proteins from a genomic interval of Mustela lutreola isolate mMusLut2 chromosome 4, mMusLut2.pri, whole genome shotgun sequence:
- the LOC131830503 gene encoding uncharacterized protein LOC131830503, whose product MAGAYTGAYTGVGAKNRGRARGPRSGVRGPGSTDAAQAEAAPRGVEVWPRRPAPETSPRPAAYRPLRRQEGRCLDTRRGGAPRPADFPRLLLGSCGLLNSAWCPAGEQASQMRIELREGAADRPSEPLPGRSPSALRSCFLDKLPEMAAWEPVLPPAVPGQRAELDHHVLQSERQQLMGVDVDVEAPQAKATEAVEMVRTHGPCPLLSHHFL is encoded by the exons ATGGCCGGGGCGTACACTGGGGCGTACACTGGGGTCGGGGCCAAGAACAGGGGGCGCGCACGGGGCCCGAGGTCTGGGGTCCGGGGTCCAGGGTCTACCGACGCCGCGCAGGCAGAGGCGGCTCCGCGCGGGGTAGAGGTCtggccccgccgccccgccccggaGACCAGCCCCCGGCCCGCAGCCTATCGGCCCCTCCGACGCCAGGAGGGGCGGTGCTTGGACACCCGCCGGGGAGGGGCGCCTCGCCCCGCGGATTTCCCGCGTCTACTCCTGGGCTCCTGCGGGCTCCTGAACAGCGCCTGGTGTCCGGCAGGAGAACAAGCTTCCCAGATGCGGATCGAATTAAGGGAAGGGGCGGCAGACAGACCATCTGAGCCCCTCCCTGGAAGGTCGCCCTCTGCTCTGCGCAG CTGCTTTCTGGACAAGCTCCCTGAGATGGCAGCCTGGGAACCTGTGCTCCCACCAGCAGTCCCAGGCCAGAGGGCAGAGTTGGACCATCACGTCCTCCAGAGCGAAAGGCAGCAGCTCATGGGTGTGGATGTGGATGTGGAGGCACCTCAGGCAAAGGCGACAGAGGCCGTGGAAATGGTCCGAACACACGGGCCCTGTCCCCTGCTGTCACACCACTTCCTGTGA
- the ADAM8 gene encoding disintegrin and metalloproteinase domain-containing protein 8, translated as MHRLGFPLLALCLLVAAPSTPLPHVEQYEVVWPRRLPAPRARRALPSHLDLYPESVSYILGTQGHNFTLHLRKNRDLVGSGYTETYRAANGSQVVEQRQRQGHCFYQGHVQGHQHSAASLSTCLGLRGFFRAGSDVHVIEPLDRAGEEGRHALYRAEHLQQKLGTCGVSDTSLEQALGPRTLAAFRPRIGLLPRDTRYVELYVVTDSAEFQRLGSRAAVRSRVMEVVNHVDKLYQELNFRVVLVGLEMWNQGDEIQVSSNPDTTLDDFLQWRKQNLVGRHPHDNVQLITGVEFTGTTVGLAKVSTMCSQDSGAVNQDHNLENPVGVASTMAHEMGHNLGMDHDENVQGCYCPVPREGGGCIMAASIGSKFPRMFSQCSRADLEMFVEEPHTACLANAPDPSRIVGNPVCGNQFVERGEQCDCGPPQTCQNPCCNATTCQLAAGARCAQGACCQDCRVTPAGELCRPPKDVCDLEEYCDGQQPVCPEDVFQENGTPCPGGYCYNGVCPALAQRCQDLWGPGSHVAEETCYTYSISPGCQGRPAQGSSRVDACGTLYCEGGRKPLERSSCTLTLRTGTCQALALEGGAAYEPVPEGTKCGEERVCWKGVCRHLHVYRSINCSAQCNNHGVCNHKGACRCHPGWAPPNCTELLPHVHTGSRSLLVGLLASVVLLVALLAGVVFYQKAWNRGSWRSSVPKTTKGLSNPLFHEGPSVPAKRGAPATITHPSQLTRPMASRMTPKQPPRAPPVTMSNPPFTIPVYTRLPPDQLRPPPPAKRLPELKPKQGVKPTFPPPMPPVKPGAGRATPGPVQGAAGAKAALRPPVQWR; from the exons ATGCACCGCCTGGGGTTCCCGCTGCTCGCCCTGTGTCTGCTAG TGGCAGCCCCCAGCACCCCACTGCCCCACGTGGAGCAGTATGAGGTGGTGTGGCCCCGACGCCTGCCAGCACCCCGTGCCCGCCGAGCTCTGCCCTCCCACCTG GACCTGTACCCTGAGAGCGTGAGCTACATCCTTGGGACCCAGGGGCACAACTTCACCCTGCACTTGAGGAAGAACAG GGACCTGGTGGGCTCGGGCTACACGGAGACCTACAGGGCTGCCAATGGCTCCCAGGTGGTGGAGCAGCGACAGAGGCAG GGTCACTGCTTCTACCAAGGCCACGTTCAAGGACACCAGCACTCAGCTGCCAGCCTCAGCACGTGTTTGGGCCTCAG ggGCTTTTTCCGGGCTGGCTCGGATGTCCACGTGATCGAGCCCCTGGACAGGGCTGGTGAAGAGGGGCGGCACGCGCTATACCGGGCGGAGCATCTGCAGCAGAAGCTTGGGACCTGTGGGGTCAGCGACACCAGCTTGGAGCAGGCCTTGGGGCCTCGGACCTTGGCAGCCTTCAGGCCCCGG ATCGGGCTGCTGCCCCGAGACACCCGCTATGTGGAGCTGTATGTGGTCACGGACAGCGCAGAG TTCCAACGGCTAGGGAGCAGAGCAGCGGTGCGCAGCCGGGTGATGGAGGTGGTGAACCACGTGGACAAG CTTTATCAGGAGCTCAATTTCCGTGTGGTCCTGGTGGGCCTGGAGATGTGGAACCAAGGGGACGAGATTCAGGTGAGCTCAAACCCCGACACCACGCTGGACGACTTCCTGCAGTGGCGGAAGCAGAACCTGGTGGGAAGGCACCCGCACGACAACGTGCAGCTCATCAC CGGGGTTGAGTTTACCGGGACCACCGTGGGACTGGCCAAGGTGTCGACCATGTGCTCCCAGGACTCGGGGGCTGTGAACCAG GACCACAACCTAGAGAACCCTGTCGGTGTCGCATCCACCATGGCCCACGAGATGGGCCACAACCTGGGCATGGACCATGACGAGAACGTCCAGGGCTGTTACTGCCCCGTGCCACGGGAGGGCGGCGGCTGCATCATGGCGGCCAGCATAGG CTCCAAGTTCCCCAGGATGTTCAGCCAGTGCAGCCGCGCCGACCTGGAGATGTTCGTGGAGGAGCCTCACACAGCCTGCCTGGCCAACGCCCCGGACCCCAGCCGGATAGTGGGCAACCCTGTGTGCGGGAACCAGTTTGTGGAGCGCGGAGAGCAGTGTGACTGTGGCCCGCCCCAG ACCTGTCAGAACCCCTGCTGCAACGCCACCACCTGCCAGCTGGCTGCGGGGGCCCGTTGTGCCCAAGGGGCCTGCTGCCAGGACTGCAGG GTGACGCCTGCCGGTGAGCTGTGCCGTCCCCCAAAGGATGTGTGTGACCTTGAGGAGTACTGTGATGGTCAGCAGCCAGTGTGCCCGGAGGACGTCTTCCAAGAGAACGGCACACCCTGCCCAGGGGGCTACTGCTACAATGGGGTCTGTCCTGCGCTGGCCCAGAGGTGCCAGGACCTATGGGGGCCAG GCTCACATGTTGCTGAGGAAACATGCTACACCTATAGCATCTCCCCAGGCTGCCAGGGCAGGCCCGCGCAGGGTTCCAGCAG GGTCGACGCGTGCGGCACCCTATACTGTGAGGGCGGACGGAAGCCGCTGGAGCGGAGTTCCTGTACCCTCACCTTGCGCACGGGCACTTGCCAGGCTCTTGCCCTGGAGGGAGGCGCCGCGTATGAGCCGGTGCCGGAAGGCACCAAGTGCGGCGAGGAGAGG GTTTGCTGGAAAGGAGTCTGCCGGCACCTGCACGTTTACAGATCCATAAACTGCTCTGCCCAGTGCAACAACCACGGG GTGTGCAACCACAAGGGAGCGTGCCGCTGCCACCCGGGCTGGGCCCCGCCCAACTGCACAGAGCTGCTGCCCCACGTGCACACAG GGTCCAGGAGCCTCCTGGTGGGCCTGCTGGCATCTGTGGTGCTGCTGGTGGCTCTCCTGGCAGGTGTGGTCTTCTACCAAAAGGCCTGGAACCGAGGCTCTTGGAG GAGCTCAGTGCCCAAGACTACCAAGGGGCTCTCCAACCCCCTGTTCCATGAGGGGCCCAGTGTGCCAGCCAAGCGTGGGGCTCCAGCCACCATCACCCACCCCAGCCAGCTCACCAGGCCCATGGCCTCCAGGATGACCCCTAAGCAGCCGCCCCGTGCT CCTCCAGTCACCATGTCCAACCCACCCTTCACCATTCCTGTGTACACACGGCTGCCCCCAGACCAG ctcagacctcctcctcctgccaagCGCCTCCCTGAGCTGAAGCCCAAGCAG GGTGTGAAGCCGACCTTCCCACCTCCGATGCCTCCAGTCAAGCCTGGGGCGGGAAGAGCCACCCCCGGACCCGTGCAG ggCGCCGCGGGTGCGAAGGCGGCTCTGAGGCCCCCGGTGCAGTGGAGGTGA